A genomic stretch from Hemicordylus capensis ecotype Gifberg chromosome 1, rHemCap1.1.pri, whole genome shotgun sequence includes:
- the GEMIN6 gene encoding gem-associated protein 6 isoform X1, whose translation MFLVSRNDILEYKRREMNEWQRKTPLEWLTYMNKEVKVLAAEKHTYTGWVLTVDPVSANILLANPHGNGKVSISAILGHAVQDIEIVTEADDEMKEKLAQLFVPGESQTYSQEELERKKNSLKNWLEKNHIPVKEQGESQTILCVADVLTIDPPYGPDDCRSSNEIILSRVQRLIQGFLADQQ comes from the exons ATGTTTCTCGTGAGTAGAAACGATATCCTCGAGTACAAAAG AAGAGAGATGAATGAGTGGCAGAGGAAGACGCCTTTGGAATGGCTGACTTACATGAATAAAGAAGTCAAAGTTTTAGCTGCAGAGAAACACACGTACACAGGATGGGTTTTGACAGTTGACCCAGTGTCTGCCAA CATTCTTTTAGCAAATCCCCATGGGAATGGAAAGGTGTCAATTTCAGCCATCTTGGGGCATGCAGTACAGGATATTGAAATAGTAACTGAAGCAGATGATGAGATGAAAGAAAAGCTTGCACAACTTTTTGTTCCTGGAGAAAGCCAAACTTATAGCCAAGAAGAGCTGGAGAGAAAAAAGAACAGCTTGAAGAATTggctggagaaaaaccatatccCTGTAAAAGAGCAAGGAGAGTCCCAAACCATACTGTGTGTTGCGGATGTGTTAACTATTGATCCGCCGTATGGACCAGATGACTGCAGGAGTTCCAATGAAATAATTTTGTCTAGAGTCCAAAGGTTGATACAAGGCTTTCTTGCAGATCAGCAGTGA
- the GEMIN6 gene encoding gem-associated protein 6 isoform X2, which produces MNEWQRKTPLEWLTYMNKEVKVLAAEKHTYTGWVLTVDPVSANILLANPHGNGKVSISAILGHAVQDIEIVTEADDEMKEKLAQLFVPGESQTYSQEELERKKNSLKNWLEKNHIPVKEQGESQTILCVADVLTIDPPYGPDDCRSSNEIILSRVQRLIQGFLADQQ; this is translated from the exons ATGAATGAGTGGCAGAGGAAGACGCCTTTGGAATGGCTGACTTACATGAATAAAGAAGTCAAAGTTTTAGCTGCAGAGAAACACACGTACACAGGATGGGTTTTGACAGTTGACCCAGTGTCTGCCAA CATTCTTTTAGCAAATCCCCATGGGAATGGAAAGGTGTCAATTTCAGCCATCTTGGGGCATGCAGTACAGGATATTGAAATAGTAACTGAAGCAGATGATGAGATGAAAGAAAAGCTTGCACAACTTTTTGTTCCTGGAGAAAGCCAAACTTATAGCCAAGAAGAGCTGGAGAGAAAAAAGAACAGCTTGAAGAATTggctggagaaaaaccatatccCTGTAAAAGAGCAAGGAGAGTCCCAAACCATACTGTGTGTTGCGGATGTGTTAACTATTGATCCGCCGTATGGACCAGATGACTGCAGGAGTTCCAATGAAATAATTTTGTCTAGAGTCCAAAGGTTGATACAAGGCTTTCTTGCAGATCAGCAGTGA